One segment of Dolichospermum sp. DET69 DNA contains the following:
- a CDS encoding SUMF1/EgtB/PvdO family nonheme iron enzyme produces the protein MQICQNPNCSNPFNPKTSQSCLSCQESNFGELLRNRYRVLRLLGEGGFSRTYAAEDVDRLNAPCVIKQFFPQVQGTGQRAKAAEFFKEEAFRLYDLGENHPQIPRLLAYFEQGSSLYLVQEFIIGKTLLEELQNQAYSETEVRQFLADLLPVLDFVHKHNVIHRDIKPENIVRRDSDKKPVLIDFGGAKQVTQTSIARQATAIYTLGYAPTEQMAGFACQASDLYALGVTCVRLLTQDLPLQDDYGQLQDHLYDAMNAKWLWEKRLRIKKITISDELKQILNKLLQHFASDRYQSAMDVLDDLNFPKSPVAIKFPSFPQPPLTPPPPIKITVPLPLLYNFDYYVITVDTSGREVNRDRRNTKYFAEELGRNTTLEMVSIPSGNFIMGSLSCEGDDDERPQHEVIVPPFFITKYPITQLQWRTVAALPEVKQALPPNPSKFKGANLPVENVSWYEAVEFCARLAIKTGRQYRLPSEAEWEYACRAGTTTSFHFGETITSDLINCSGSDTYSVEPKSRFRKETTHVGYFEVANAFGLYDMHGLVWEWCADSWHNNYNDAPTDGTVWEDGGDQHRRVLRGGAWNFSAELCRSASRSWNEADGGLRMCGFRVVFSV, from the coding sequence ATGCAAATTTGCCAAAATCCCAATTGTTCCAACCCCTTCAACCCGAAAACCTCTCAATCTTGTCTGAGTTGTCAAGAAAGTAATTTTGGGGAATTGCTGCGAAACCGTTACCGGGTTTTGAGGTTATTAGGTGAAGGTGGGTTTAGCAGAACCTACGCTGCTGAAGATGTAGATAGACTGAATGCACCTTGTGTAATTAAGCAATTTTTTCCTCAAGTTCAAGGAACTGGACAACGTGCTAAAGCAGCAGAATTTTTCAAAGAAGAAGCTTTTAGATTGTATGATTTGGGAGAAAATCATCCCCAAATTCCGCGACTTTTAGCTTACTTTGAACAAGGTTCTAGTTTATATTTAGTGCAGGAATTTATTATTGGTAAAACTCTGCTAGAAGAATTGCAAAATCAAGCTTATAGTGAAACCGAAGTTCGGCAATTTTTAGCTGATTTGTTACCAGTTTTAGATTTTGTTCACAAACACAATGTAATTCACCGCGATATTAAACCAGAAAACATTGTGCGTCGGGATAGTGACAAAAAACCCGTCTTAATTGATTTTGGAGGTGCGAAACAAGTTACTCAAACCAGTATAGCTAGACAAGCTACGGCTATTTATACCCTTGGTTATGCACCGACAGAACAAATGGCCGGGTTTGCTTGTCAAGCGAGTGATTTATATGCTTTGGGTGTCACTTGTGTGCGGTTATTAACTCAAGATTTACCATTACAAGATGATTATGGACAACTTCAAGATCATCTTTATGATGCGATGAATGCTAAATGGTTATGGGAAAAACGTTTACGAATCAAAAAAATTACTATTAGCGATGAATTAAAGCAAATATTAAATAAATTACTTCAACATTTTGCTAGTGATAGATATCAGTCAGCAATGGATGTTTTGGATGATTTAAACTTTCCTAAATCTCCCGTAGCCATCAAATTTCCTTCCTTTCCTCAACCACCATTAACACCACCACCTCCAATAAAAATAACTGTTCCCTTACCTCTCTTGTACAACTTTGATTATTATGTGATTACGGTAGATACTTCTGGGAGAGAAGTTAACCGTGATAGACGGAATACTAAATATTTTGCCGAAGAATTAGGCAGAAATACAACTTTAGAAATGGTATCAATTCCCAGTGGGAATTTTATCATGGGTTCTCTGAGTTGTGAAGGTGATGATGATGAACGTCCTCAACATGAAGTCATAGTTCCACCGTTTTTTATAACTAAATATCCTATTACTCAATTACAGTGGAGAACAGTAGCAGCTTTACCTGAAGTTAAACAAGCATTGCCCCCTAATCCATCAAAATTTAAAGGTGCAAATCTGCCAGTAGAAAATGTTTCTTGGTATGAAGCTGTGGAATTTTGTGCAAGATTGGCAATTAAAACTGGGAGACAATATCGTTTACCTAGTGAAGCAGAATGGGAGTATGCTTGTCGTGCGGGAACTACCACATCTTTTCATTTTGGAGAAACAATTACTTCTGATTTAATTAACTGTAGCGGTAGTGATACTTATTCTGTAGAACCAAAAAGTAGATTTCGGAAAGAAACAACTCATGTTGGTTATTTTGAAGTTGCTAATGCTTTTGGTTTATATGATATGCACGGTTTAGTGTGGGAATGGTGTGCAGATTCTTGGCATAATAACTATAATGACGCACCTACAGATGGTACTGTATGGGAAGATGGCGGTGATCAACATCGTCGAGTTTTAAGAGGTGGTGCATGGAATTTTAGTGCAGAACTTTGTCGCAGTGCTAGTAGAAGTTGGAACGAAGCAGACGGTGGTTTGAGAATGTGTGGGTTTCGAGTAGTATTTTCTGTTTAA